The proteins below are encoded in one region of Polypterus senegalus isolate Bchr_013 chromosome 2, ASM1683550v1, whole genome shotgun sequence:
- the si:ch211-161h7.8 gene encoding thiosulfate:glutathione sulfurtransferase, translating to MLIRWVLYISEMLVLRKLLVLGGDVCTRGPSLGCRTWYTFSQAGYCSKSEQSPAAGADKVVSYEQLKRMLASHNVQLFDVRNPEEFQAGRIPGSTNIPLDILEEALKLENVVFKKSFNVEKPAVSDDNIVFHCRSGKRSFTALETAITLGYSRARHYGGGYLEWEEKEGLTSPNPQS from the exons ATGCTCATACGGTGGGTGCTTTACATATCAGAGATGCTGGTTCTTCGGAAGCTGCTGGTGTTAGGTGGCGATGTCTGCACTCGCGGCCCGTCTTTGGGGTGCAGAACGTGGTACACCTTTTCCCAAGCAGGTTATTGTTCCAAGTCCGAGCAGAGTCCGGCTGCGGGGGCAG ATAAAGTAGTTTCCTATGAGCAGCTAAAAAGGATGCTGGCAAGCCACAATGTCCAGCTGTTTGATGTTAGGAACCCGGAGGAATTCCAAGCAGGAAGAATACCAGGATCAACTAACATTCCTT TGGATATTCTAGAGGAGGCTTTAAAGTTGGAGAATGTCGTGTTTAAGAAATCTTTCAACGTGGAAAAGCCTGCTGTCAGTGATGACAATATTGTCTTTCACTGCCGATCTGGAAAGAGAAGTTTTACTGCCCTCGAGACTGCAATTACCCTTGGCTATTCAAG GGCTCGCCATTACGGTGGAGGCTACCTAGAGTGGGAAGAGAAGGAAGGGTTAACTTCACCAAATCCACAGTCTTGA